The sequence GGCGCACCGAAACGTTGACGTCGGCGCGCATGGAGCCCTGCTCCATATTGCCGTCGCACGTGCCCAGATAGCGCAGGATGGTACGGAGCTTGCCCAGATATTCCTTGGCTTCCTCGGACGAGCGAAGGTCGGGCTTCGAAACGATTTCCATCAGCGCCACGCCGGAACGGTTGAGGTCGACGAAGCTCATGTTGGGATGCTGGTCGTGGATCGACTTGCCGGCGTCCTGTTCGAGGTGCAAGCGCTCGATGCCGATCTCGATCTGCCCCTCGGGCATGTCGAGCAACACCTTGCCCTCGCCGACGATGGGATCCTTGAACTGGCTGATCTGGTAGCCCTGCGGCAGGTCGGGATAGAAGTAGTTTTTGCGATCGAACACGCTGCGCTTGTTGATCTGCGCCTTGAGGCCAAGCCCGGTGCGGACGGCCTGGCGGACACATTCCTCATTGATGACGGGCAGCATGCCTGGCATGGCCGCGTCGACGAAGGACACGTTCGAATTGGGCGGATTGCCGAATTCCGTCGAGGACCCCGAGAACAGCTTGCTCTCACTGGTCACCTGGGCATGCACCTCCATGCCGATGATGACCTCCCAGTCGCCGGTTGAGCCATGGATGAAGCTCTTGGGATTGGGGGTGCGCGTGTCGATGAGGGTCATAGGCTCAGGCTCTTGTTCATTCTGACCTTGTCTATGGCATAACCAAGCGGACTGGAAAACTTTTCACCGCGCCAGACGACACGAAATCCGTGTCTTTCGTAAAAGCGAATGGCTTTGTAGTTGGTGGCTAATGTTTCAAGTTCGGCATCGGGCAGTCCCATGGCTGCGATTTCTGCCTCAAGCGCCGTCAGCAAGTTACCTCCAAGGCCAATACCCCGAAATTGCGGCGCTATCCAAAGGTCCGAGATGACATGATCGCCATGTTCTCGTGCACCCCAGCCGGCAGGTTCGCCATCCACTTCTATGACGAGAATCGCATGGGGCGCTTCGGCAGGAAATTTCTCGAATTCCGCCAGTAGAGCCGCCCGGTCAGCCCGGCCAGCATCGTTGGTGGCAAATTCGCTCGCCGCCCAGGATGCAAACCCCAAGGCGCCAAGTAGCCTGCCTTCATCGGCACGCGCTCTGCGGACTAATATTCGGGCCACTAATCTTCTTCGATCTCGCCCTCAAAGGGCAGCAGGCGCTTTTCGAGATGCACGCTCATGAACGGCTCGTGGGCCGCTCGCCCGTCGGGCCGCAGCGCCAGGATGCGGTAGCCCTGCTTTTCGTAGAAGCGGACGGCCCGCACATTGTCTGCCGGCGTCTCCAGATGCACACGATCGGCGCCCTCGAGTTCGAGCATCGATTCCATGCGCCGCAGCAGCATCGAACCCAGGCCATGGCCCTGCAATTCGGGCATGACGAAGAGGTAGGGGATATAGGCGCGACGCGCCGAACGTGAACACCAAGCGACGACGATACCGTCCACTTCGGCCACGATGATGCGGCTCAGAGTCTCGGCGACGGCCTGTGCCAGGCGGCGTTGCTCTGCCTGCTTGATGCCAGGCTGGTCGGTCAGCAGCGGATAGATACCGCTCTCCCAGGCGCGATAGGCAATGTCGGCCAGCCGGCGGGCATCTGCGGTCTCGGCCTTGCGAATGGAAATGCCTGCCATGCTGACCTCCTGGCCCGCAGTGGGCCTAGCCGCGGCGGCGCGCCGCGATGATGCCCTTCTCGTAGTTGATGTTCCAGTCGATCAGGGTCCGCCAGACAAGTTCGGCCTGATCCTCGTCAAGATCAAGAGCCAAACTGCGGTCGCGGACCTTGGCGATCACAGCCTCGATGCGGGCCGGGTCGCGCGCCTCATGCGGGTCGGTCTTGATCTGGGCCATGCGCGTCACATAGCGGTGACGCTCGGCAAACAGGGTCAGCAGCGCATGATCGATACGGTCGATCTCGGCGCGGACGTC comes from Devosia oryziradicis and encodes:
- a CDS encoding GNAT family N-acetyltransferase; protein product: MGFASWAASEFATNDAGRADRAALLAEFEKFPAEAPHAILVIEVDGEPAGWGAREHGDHVISDLWIAPQFRGIGLGGNLLTALEAEIAAMGLPDAELETLATNYKAIRFYERHGFRVVWRGEKFSSPLGYAIDKVRMNKSLSL
- a CDS encoding GNAT family N-acetyltransferase, which translates into the protein MAGISIRKAETADARRLADIAYRAWESGIYPLLTDQPGIKQAEQRRLAQAVAETLSRIIVAEVDGIVVAWCSRSARRAYIPYLFVMPELQGHGLGSMLLRRMESMLELEGADRVHLETPADNVRAVRFYEKQGYRILALRPDGRAAHEPFMSVHLEKRLLPFEGEIEED
- a CDS encoding chorismate mutase: MTASKSPDACQTKDDVRAEIDRIDHALLTLFAERHRYVTRMAQIKTDPHEARDPARIEAVIAKVRDRSLALDLDEDQAELVWRTLIDWNINYEKGIIAARRRG